The Polaribacter sp. KT25b genome contains the following window.
ATCTGTACCTCCAAATTTTAAAAATTCATCTTTTCCTTCCATGGCAATTTCCTCTAAAGTTTCTAGACAATCTGCCACAAAAGCGGGGGTAATAACGGCTAATTTTTTCTTGCCTTCGGATGGGAATTTCTCCAATTCGAAATCAGTATAAGGTTTTAGCCAAGGATCTTTTAATAAACGAGATTGAAACGAATTGCTATACGTGCCTTTTTTTAATTGTAAGGTTTTTGCGATTTCTTTGGTGGTTTCAAAACATTGATGTCTGTAGCAAGTGTGATGTGCAACAGAGTTTCTCTCACAACAAGAACCATCAATTTTACAATGACTTTTTGTAACATCAGATTTTAAAATATGACGCTCTGGAATTCCGTGATAAGAAAACAAAATATGATCGTAATCAAAGCCTTTTAAATGATTAGCAATATTGTTGCTCATTGCTTTTATATAATCTGGTTCATTATAAAAAGGAGGTAATGTGTCTAATTTTATATTCGGATATTTTTCTGCAATAATCTCTTCTGCTTTTGTAACAACAGTTTCGTAAGAAGACATTGCATAATGCGGATACATTGGTGCTAAAAAGATTTCTGTTACTCCTTTATCTGCTAATTCTTTAATTCCGTTTTCCATGGTCATAGAACCATAACGCATTGCTAAAGCTACAGGAATATCAACTTTTTTAATTAATTTTTTTGTAAATCTTTCTGATATTACAACCAAAGGAGAACCTTCTTTCCACCATATTTTTTTATAAGCAGCGCCAGATTTTTTAGGACGCGTTTTTAAAATAATTCCGTTTATTAGTAACCAACGTTTCCAATAAGGAATATCAATTACGCGTTCGTCCATTAAAAATTCGCCTAGATATTTTTTAACATCTTTTGTTTCTGTAGAATCTGGTGATCCTAAATTGTTTAGTAATATTCCTTTCATTTACTTAAGGTTTCAAAGTTTCAAAGTTTTTTAAAGTTGAAAACAATGAGTTTTTATTTTTAATTTATTTTTTAGTTTTGCTAACTGCTAACTGCTAACTGCTAACTGCTAACTGCTAACTGCTAACTGATTCGTAACTTCATACAGAGTAATTGCCAAACTATGAATTACGTTCATGCTAGAATTTCTGCCAAACATTGGTATTGAAATTGTGTAATCTACCAAGTTGATATTTTCAATTCCGTTTCTTTCGCTGCCCAAAAGTAAAACGATTTTTTCATGATTTTTAAAATTAAAATCTTGAATATTGATACTTTTATCAGTAATTTCTATGCCAATAATTGTGTTTCCTTCTGCTTTTAATTTGTTAATAACAGTTGTAAAATCAGTATAATAATCATGTTCAATTTGATTGATTGTATTTCTAGCTGTATTAATAACTTTTCTGTTTTCTAAGGAAGGAGAGCTCTCATGGAAATATATTTTTTGGATTCCAAAATTTTCCGAAATTCTAAAACACATTCCAATGTTTTCTGGAGTTCTAATAGCATCACAAACAATTGTTATAGGGAATTGTTGCTGCTTATTTTCTATGTCGTTATGTGTTAATTGTATCACTTTATTTTATTTTCAAAGTTTGTCAGTTCGAGTGAGTTTTTTTAAGAATTTTGTGTCGAGAACTTTTACTGTAAATTATTTTTTATTTTTGTTAATTGCTTATTGATTCAAACCCATTACATATTTTTTGGGCGTTGTTCCAAATTTCTTCTTAAATGCTGCAATAAAATGACTTGCAGTACTATAGCCAATTTGTGTGCCAACTTCATTTACATTAAATTGATTACTTTCTAGCAATCTTCTTGCATGTTCCATTTTATAATCTAACAAAAAACTAAATACAGTGTCGCCATAAATTTGTTTAAAACCTTCTTTTAATTTTTTGATATTTAAACCAATTTCATTTGCTAATTCTTGTAAACTTGGCGGTTCTGCCATTCTAGAAATAATTATTTCTTTTGCTCTTCTAATTTTTAAAACATTTTCTTCATCTACTAAAAACGGGCAATACTCTCCATCTGCAGTTTCATCTTTTTGAAAATGTAAACTCAGTAATTCGTATACTTTTCCTTTTACATATAATTCTCGAATAGAACTATTAATGTTAGAGTTGATGATTTGTTGTAAAACAATAGATTCTGTTGTTTTTATTTCTTTATCATCGTAATATTTTTTGTTACTATTTTCACTACTTAAAAATGGAATATATCCAGATTCTTTAGAGAATAATGCATGGAATTTTTCAATAGAAATTAATAATGAAATTAAGGTTGTTTTTGGTTGAATCTCTAAATTAATAGGTAAAATTCTCTGCGGATTATATAAAAGTATAGATCTGTTGTCTAAAACATCAAAAGAATATGCGCCATTATTAAAAAGAAATTTAGAATTACCACGCAAACAAAAGTGAATTTGTATAAAGGTGCTATTTATTTCTCTTTCAAAACATTGAATTTCGTTGCTTTCGTTCTGAAAATGAAGTATATAAAAACCTTTTTCTAAATTAATTTCTTCAAAAGAACTTTCGCCGACATTTTCAATCATATTTTTAGTTTTAGAGCTATTTAGAATCATTCTATATAAAATTGAATTATAGCCTTAATTCCCTTGCAAAAGTAGCGGTTTCTTTAATTTTAATGTGTTAAAATATCATAAAAATCTGTTATCGTTATAAAAAGTACTTTTAGCGACATTTTTTTATTAATGAAGTTTCTACTTTTGCGTAACTTTTACAAATTTATGTTAGAAGATAGGCAAGAGCACTTTTACAATATTGGGGTTAGTTATAAAAAAGCAGACGCTAAAACGCGTGGTAAATTTTCTTTATCAAAAGAGAATCAAATTGCTTTGTTAGAACTTTCTAAAGAAAAAGGATACACAGGTGTATTTATTTTATCTACATGCAACAGAACAGAAATATCTGGTTTTGCAGAGCGTCCTTGTCAATTAATTGAACTTTTATGTGAGTTTTCAGAAGGTACAATTCAAGAATTTTCGCAAGTATCAAATGTTTATAAAGACAATGATGCTATTAAACACTTATTTAGAATTGGTACTGGTTTAGAAAGTCAAATTTTAGGTGATTATGAAATTGTTGGTCAATTAAAGCAATCTTTAAAATTGGCAAAATCTGTAAAAACTACAAATGCATATTTAGAAAGGTTAATAAATAGTGTTTTACAAGCGAGTAAACGCATAAAAAATGAAACCAAATTAAGTTCAGGAACTACTTCTGTTTCTTATGCTGCCGTGCAATATATTATCAAAAACTTGCCAGATTATAACTCTAAAAACATTTTGGTTTTTGGGCTTGGTAAAATGGGTAAACATACTTGTAAAAACTTGGCAGAATATACCCAAAATAAATCGGTTTGTTTAATAAATAGAACAGAAGAAAAGGCCGCAGAGTTTGTAAAAGAACATGCTTCTATTAGAAAATCTACGATAGGTAATTTATCAGAAGAAATAAAAAAAGCAGATGTTTTAATTGTTTCTACTGGTTCTGATAAACCTACAATTACAAAAAAACACATATCAGAAAATAAAGAATTACTAATTTTAGATTTATCTATGCCAGAAAATGTTTCTAAAGAAGTTGCTGATTTTAAAGGTGTTTCTTTAGTAAATGTTGATGAGCTTTCTAAAATTACTGATGAAACTTTGACTATTCGTTTGCAAGAAGTTCCGTTAGCAGAAAGTATTATAGTATCGCATAAAAAAGAATTTAAAAGATGGTTAAATCATAGAAGTTTTACACCTACAATTGCCGCTTTAAAGGTTTCTTTAGAGAATATTAAAAATGATGAAATAAATTTTCAGAAAAAGAAAATAGATAATTTTGATGAAAATCAAGCAGAAATATTAACTTCACGCATCATTCAAAAAATTACAACTCAGTTTGTGAAACATTTAAAAGATGATGAAACTTCTGTATCAGAAAGTATTCAAATCATCAATAAAGTGTTTCATCACAAATAAAAAACACATGCAAAAAATTATAAGAATTGGTACGCGAGATAGTAAATTAGCTCTTTGGCAAGCAAATAAAGTACGTAAAGAGTTAGAGGCTTTAGGTTATCAATCGGTAATTGTTCCTATTAAATCTACAGGAGATCTTATTCAAGATAAACCTTTGTACGAATTAGGAATTACAGGTGTCTTTACTAAAAATTTAGATATTGCTATGCTAAATGGCGAGATTGATGTTGCTGTACATTCGTTAAAAGATGTACCTACAGTTTTGCCAGAAGGGATAATTCAAATTGCTGTTTTAAAACGTGCAAATTATACAGATTTATTGGTTTTAAAAGATACTGAAGAGTTTTTTGGACAACCAAACGGTGTTATTGCAACAGGAAGTTTGCGAAGAAAAGCACAGTGGTTAAACCGATATCCAACCCATAAAGTAGAAGATTTAAGAGGAAATGTAATTACACGTTTAGATAAGTTACATAATAGTGAAACTTGGAATGGTGCAGTTTTTGCGGCAGCAGGATTAGAAAGATTAGGTATTAGAGATAAAGGCGCAATACCTTTAACTTGGATGATTCCAGCTCCTGCACAAGGAACAATTATGGTTGCTTGTTTAGAAAATGATGATTATGTAAAAGACGCCTGCGAACAAATAAATCATTATGAAACCAAAGTTTGTGTTGGTATAGAACGCGAGTTTTTAAGACTTTTAGAAGGTGGTTGTACTGCGCCAATTGGTGCTTTAGCTTATATTGATGAAAAAACGCAAGAAGTTAATTTTAAAGGAATCTTACTTAAAAAAGATGGTTCTAGAAAAATTACTGTAAATCAAAATGTAAAATTGGGAAGCCATAAGTTTTTGGCGAAAGATTGTGCAGATTACGTAATTAATAGAGGTGGTAAAGAGTTAATGTTAGAGGATAATGAAGTTTCTAAAAAACTACAACATATATATTCTACCAAAAAATTATCTAAAGCTCAGAAAGAAATATTATCTCCAGAAATAGGTGTTCAAGATAGTGATTTTATTAAAATTCGTTTTAATAGAATTCCTCCCAAAGTGATGAAATCAGAAATTGAAAATGTAGTTATTACAAGTCAAAATGGTGTAGAAGCAATATTGAATTCTTTTACAAAGGATGAAATAAAATTTAAGAGTATTTATTGTGTTGGTAGAAGAACAAAAAAACTGATTGAAAACAGAATTGGTAAAGTTGCTCATGTAACAAAAAATGCGAAAAAATTAGGAGAATATCTGTCAAAAGAATTGATAAACAAAGAAGTAACTTATTTTTGTAGTAACTTAAGGTTAGATATTTTACCAGCATATTTACAGCTTCATAATATCGTAGTTAACGAAGTTGAGGCTTATAAAACGATGTTAAGCCCAGTAGAGATTGATAAAGAAGTTCCTGGAGTACTATTTTATAGCCCTTCTGGAATAGAAAGTTATTTAGAAAAAAATAGCACAGATAAAGTAGCTTTTTGTATTGGAGAAACCACTGCAAAAGAAGCAAGAAAACATTTTGAAAAAGTAGAAGTTGCTCATTTACCAAGTGTAGAAAGTGCTCTAGAGTTGGTGAATTCGTATTTTACAAAATAATACAGTACATATCCTCGAGCGCAGTCGAGAGGTTTTATAAATTAGGTTTTAACTGCGCTCGACCTGACATAAACTAGAATTTATGTTTCGTACAAGAAGACTTAGAAAATCAGAAGGAATAAGAAGATTAGTAAGAGAAACTAAACTTTCTGTTGATGATTTTATATACCCACTTTTTATAGAAGAAGGAGAAAATATTGAAACTGAAATTGTTTCCATGCCAGGAATTAAACGTTTTTCTTTGGATAGAATTTCTAAAGAATTAGATGAGGTAGTTTCTTTAAATATTCCCGCAGTTTTATTATTCGGAATTCCATCAAATAAAGATGATGAAGGAACAGAAACTTGGAATGATAACGGAATAATGCAACAAGCAATTCGTTTTATCAAGAAAAACTACCCAAGTTTATATGTAATTACTGATGTATGTTTTTGCGAATATACTTCTCACGGACATTGTGGAATTATACACGATAATGATGTTGATAATGATGCAACTTTAGTAAATATTGCCAAACAAACGATTTCTCATGCAAAAGCAGGTGTAGATATGGTTGCACCTTCAGGAATGATGGATGGAACGATTGATATGATGCGTCAAGCATTAGATAATTCAGGTTTTGTGAACTTGCCAATTATGGGGTATTCAGTAAAATATTCATCTGCATTTTATGGTCCTTTTAGAGATGCAGCAGATTCTGCACCAACTTTTGGAGACAGAAGAACTTATCAAATGGATCCTGCAAACAGAGATGAAGGAATGCGTGAAGCCACTTTTGATGATCAAGAAGGAGCAGATATTTTAATGGTAAAACCAGCGTTATCTTATTTGGATATTATTAGAGATTTAAAAAATAATTTTGATAGACCAATTGCTTGTTATAATGTAAGTGGAGAATATGCAATGGTAAAAGCAGCTGCAGAAAAAGGTTGGATCGACGGAGAAAAAGTAATGATGGAAAGTTTACTATCAATGAAAAGAGCAGGAGCAGATATTATTATTACGTATTTTGCAAAGGAAGCGGCAAAAGTTTTGTTGAAAAAATAAAGTCATTACGAGGAAGTATGACGAAGTAATCTCTTAATTAACAGATTGCTTCATCATATTTGCAATGACAGAAAAGCTAAAAAAATGAAATTCAAAAAATCAGAAAAATTATATAAAAAAGGATTAAAAAACCTTGTAGGAGCAGTAAATTCTCCAGTAAGAGCATTTTCTTCAGTTGGTGGAAATCCGTTGTTTATCAAAAAAGCAAAAGGAACTAAAATTACAGATGTTGATGGAAACAAGTATATAGATTTAGTACTTTCTTACGGACCAATGATTTTAGGTCACAGACATAAAAAAGTGCAAAAAGCTGTTGAAAAAGCGTTGAAAAATGGTTATTCTTTTGGAGCATCAACAGAAAACGAAATAAAGTTAGCAAAAATAGTTTGTGATGCTTTTCCTGGAATGGATAAAGTTAGGTTTGTAAATTCTGGAACAGAAGCTGTTTTAAGTGGTATTCGTTTAGCAAGAGCTTTTACAGGTAAAGACAAAATTATAAAATTTGCTGGTTGTTATCATGGGCATCAAGATGCATTATTGGTTGCAGCAGGTTCTGGTTTAGCAACTTTAAGTTTGCCTGGTTCTAAGGGTGTACCTGAAGGAGCGGTAAAAAATACTTTAATTGCTAATTATAATGATTTAGAGAGTGTAAAAAAGCACTTTAAAGAGTATAAAGATATTGCAGCAGTTATTATTGAACCAATAGCAGGAAATATGGGAGTTGTACTACCGGAAGATAATTTCTTAGTTGAATTAAAAAAATATTTAGAATCTAAAGGAGCTTTGTTAATTGCAGATGAAGTAATGACGGGTTTCCGTTCTAAATTTGGAGGAGCTCAAGAATTATTAGGTGTTCAAGCAGATATTACTTGTTTAGGAAAAGTAATTGGTGGTGGATTTCCTGTTGGAGCTTACGGGGCAAGAAACGAAATAATGGAAATGGTTGCACCTTTAGGTGGTATGTATCAAGCAGGAACTTTATCTGGTAACCCTATTGCAATGGCAGCAGGAATTGCGACGCTAACGGAGTTAAAAAAACAGAATCCTTATGAACATTTTGAAGAAATTGCAAGTATTTTAGAAGTATTGTTATTAGAATCGGCTAAAAAACATAAAATTGGTTTGGTTGTAAATAGATTTGGTTCTATGATAAATCCATTCTTTTTAAAAGGAGAAGTAACTAATTTTGTAGAAGCTCAATTATCTGATACTAAAAAGTTTGCAGTTTTCTTTTGGGAAATGATTAATAACGGAGTTTTCTTACCTCCAAGTCAGTTTGAAGCTTGGTTTTTATCATCAGCATTAACTGATAAGGATATTAAAAAAATAGCTACCGCAATTGATAAAGCAATGTTGGCTGTTTCTAAAATGTAAATAATAAACCGTCATTACGAGGAAGAATGACGAAGTAATTTGTTAATTGATAAGCAGATTGCTTCATTACATTCGCAATGACGTAAAAGAATATAATGATAAAAAACGATTTATTTTTAAGAGCATTAAAAGGAGAAACTGTAGATAGGCCGCCAGTTTGGATGATGCGTCAAGCAGGAAGATATTTGCCAGAATTTCAAGAAATCAAAAAGAAATACGATTTTTTTACACGTTGTCAAACTCCAGAATTAGCATCAGAAATTACTGTACAACCTATCAGAAGATACGGAATGGATGCTGCAATTTTGTTTTCAGATATTTTGGTAATTCCACAAGCGATGAATATTGAAGTGGAAATGAAACCAAATTTTGGACCTTATTTACCAAATCCTATTCGTACTCAAAAAGATTTAGATCGTGTAATTGTTCCTGATGTTCATGAAACTTTAGGCTATGTAATGGAAGCGATAAAAGCAACCAAAGAAAAGCTAAATGATGAGGTTCCATTAATAGGTTTTGCAGGTTCACCTTGGACAATTTTGTGCTATTGTGTACAAGGGCAAGGCTCTAAAAACTTTGATAAAGCAAAAGAATTATGTTTTACAAATCCTGTTGTGGCTCACTCTTTATTGCAAAAAATTACAGACACCACAATAGCCTATTTAAAAGCAAAAGTTGAAGCTGGTGTAGATGCAGTTCAGGTTTTTGATTCTTGGGGAGGTATGTTATCGCCAGTAGATTATCAAGAATTTTCTTGGCAATATATTCAGCAAATTATTGATGCTTTAAAAGATGAAACACCAGTAATTGCATTCGGAAAAGGATGTTGGTTTGCTTTAGATAAAATGGCGAAATCTGGCGCTTCTGCGTTGGGTGTAGATTGGACGTGTTCTCCAAGAAATGCTCGTTATTTATCAGGAGGACAAATTACTTTGCAAGGTAATTTCGATCCAACAAGATTATTTTCTCCACCAAAAGTTATCAAAAAAATGGTGCATGAAATGATTAATGAATTTGGTAAAGACAAATTAGTTGTAAATTTAGGTCATGGTATTTTGCCAAACATTCCTTTAGAAAATGCAAAAGCATTTATAGACGCAGTAAAAGAGTATAAAAACTAAGTTTATTTTGAGTAATTTTGATATCTGAAAAGTATCTATAATTTGGGCGTTCCCTAAAAAGGTCGCGCTTTCCGTTGTATCTTTTTGCAGAAAAAGCAAAAAGGATGCCACTTCAATCGCTAACGCAAACCAACGCTAATGATTAAAAATATTATTTTAGGAATTAAAGAATACGCTGGTGCTTTATCGCTAATTTCAAAATTAAAACTTTGGAAATATTTTATAATTCCTGTTTTAATAAGTATTGTAACTGCTATTTTAATTGGTGTAGAAGCGTATGTTTTATCAGATAATATTGGTAGTTATATAGCAAAAGCGTGGGTTTGGGATTCAGGTAAAGAAACTTTTACATCAATTAGCAATTTTATTGGAGGTTTAATAGTCGTAATTATTGGTTTAATCGTTTATAAACACATAATTATGGCATTATCCGCGCCTTTTATGAGCGCAGTTTCAGAAAAAATAGAACATCATTTTTATGGAAATGTTAAACACTTACATAGAAAAACATCTTTTACAGAACAGTTAATTAGAGGAATAAGAATAAATTTAAGAAATTTATTAAAAGAGCTTTTAATTACATTTCCAATTTTACTATTAAAATTTATACCAATAATAAATATATTTTCTACTATTTTATTATTTTTAGTTCAGGCGTATTACGCAGGTTTTGGTAATATGGATTATACTTTAGAGCGTCATTTAGATTATAAAAAAAGTGTAGATTTTGTAGGTAAAAATAAAGGTTATGCAATAGGAAACGGTATTGTTTTTATGTTGTGTTTACTTATTCCAATCATCGGAATTATTATAGTTTTACCACTATCAGTAACAGCTGCGTCAACAAAAACTTTATCGTTATTACATAGCAAACATGAATAAGTTTATGAAAAATAAATTTTACAAATACATAGAAAATTTACAAAATACAATTACTTCTAAATTAGAAGAAGTAGATGGTTTAGCTAAATTTGAAGAAGATATTTGGGAAAGAAAAGAAGGTGGAGGAGGAAGAACTCGTGTTATTGAAAACGGAAATGTTTTTGAAAAAGGTGGTGTAAATATATCTGCTGTTTATGGTGATTTACCAGAAGTTTTAAGAAATCAATTTAAAGTAAAAGAAGGTAATTTTTTTGCTTGTGGATTAAGTTTAGTTTTACATCCAAAGAACCCATTTGTACCAACAGTACATGCAAATTGGCGCTATTTTGAAATGTATGATGAGGCAGGAAACATTGTTAATCAATGGTTTGGTGGAGGTCAAGATTTAACTCCGTATTATTTATTTGATGAAGATGCAACTCATTTTCATACGGTTTGTAAATCGGCTTGTGACAAACATCATCCAGCATTTTATCCGAAGTTTAAAAAAACTTGTGATGAGTATTTTTGGAATTCACATAGAAACGAAGCTCGCGGAATTGGTGGTTTATTCTTTGATTATCAAAAGAAAACTGAAGAATTTTCGATTGAAGATAGATTTAATTTTGTAACAGAAGTTGGTAATAGTTTTTTAGAAAGTTATGTGCCAATTGTAGAAAAGAGAAAAGAAATTGGATTTACAAAAGAACATAAAGATTGGCAAGAAATTAGAAGAGGTCGTTATGTAGAATTTAATTTGGTACATGATCGAGGAACTCTTTTTGGCTTAAAAACAAACGGAAGGATAGAAAGTATTTTAATGAGTTTGCCACCAATTGTGCAATGGAAATACAATCATCATCCAGAAAAAAACTCTGAAGAAGAAAGACTTACACAAATTTTAAAGAGTCCTAAAGAGTGGATTTAAGTTGCATAAAAAAGCAGGAATATAATTCCTGCTTTTTCTATTAATTAATTCAAATATTATTTTTAGTTGTTTCTCATACTCTGACTGTTTTATATTGCAAATTTACATTAGAACTGTATTTTATTATATGATAATAATCATATTGTTTTGTTAAAATATCTTAAAGTATCATCTTTTTTATGGTTGTTATTTTGTGAATATGGTAATTATTGTATTGAGGTGCTAATTTATAGTACTGTAAGTTGAAATTTTATAACTTTATAAATATTGGGTGTTTTAAATTATGCAGAATTATCAGTTACTAAAGAAGAAAAGACTTTTTATTTTTTAAACCAGAATGATTTAGTTTCTTATTAGTGTTAGTTTCTGTATTTTGTTTTATTTTTTATAAAATGATATTTAATATTTTTTAAGGACATAAATAATAACGATATAATAAATGTATTACAAATTCATATTAATCTTTTTTCTTTTTTTTGTATTAAAAGCCAACTCTCAGAACTTAGATTCTATCTTTATTTCAAAAAAAGAAATTTTAAAATCTATTAAAACAGACGATAAAAAGTTGCAGTTTTTATTTGAATGTGGGAATTATTTTTATTCTAAAAATGTTAGTAAATCTGAGTATTTTTTAAGAGAAGCTTTGCTATTATGTAAAGATAAAAATGCTATTATTGAAGGTGATGTTTTGCATAAATTAGGGTTTATAGAGAAGAATAAAGGTAATTTAAGTACCAGTCTTAGGTATTTTAATAGAGCAAAAGATATATTTGAAAAGACAAACGATACAGAACGTTATGCTTCTATTTTTTTTGATATTGGGTATTTGTATCGTTATAAAAATCAAATGAATAAAGAGTTTGAGTTTTACAAAAAAGGTTTAGAGCTTAGTGTAGGACAAGATGAGTTGATATTAGGAAAGGGCTATTTGCATTTAGGTAATTATTACACTAGACTTCAGAAATTAGATTCATCAATTTATTATTATGATAAAGCTCTTGAAGTTTTTAAAAAATTAAACAGAGACGATAGAGTTTATAATGTGTACAATAATATAGCTAATACTTATTATAAGCAAGGTGAGTATAATAAGATAATAAATATTAGAACTCTAGTTTTAAAATTTGCTAAAAAAGAAAGTAATCAACTATTAGTATCAGTTAATTATCATAACATAGCTGCTGCTTATAGTAAAATGAAAGAATATAATAAGGCTTTAAAATATCTAGATTCTGCTATAATGGTTGCTAAAAAAGAAAATTTTAAATTAAGATTATCAAAATCTTATGGTTCTATTGCTAAGATTAATTATGCTATGAAAAATTATAGGGAATCCTATATATATTATCAAAAGTATAAGATTTATTCAGATTCTATTTATGAGTCGCAATTATCTAACACAATTGTAGAAGCAGAGATAGAAAATAAGCTTAAGATAGAAAAGAAAAATTTAGAAATAATAAATCAAAAACAGGCTTTTGATAAGAAGTTGTATTTAATTATAATTATTGTATTCTTTTTATTGAGTATTCCTCTTGTTATTTTACTTTACAGAAATTCAGAAAATAAAAACAAAATAATAGAGGCGAATTTAGAAAAAGAAAAAATTAAAAAAGAAGTTTTATTACAAAAGTTTAAAAGATCTGAAATAGAAATAAAGAATTTAGTGGCAGATAACTCTATGAGATTAGAGTTTTTAAAACAACTTTTATCTCAGCTCAAAAAACAGAGAAAATCAATTAATTCAATTGACGTAAAAAATTATATTAAAGATTTATCTTTTAAAATACAGCAGCAAATAACAACAGATAGTAAATTAACTGTACTTAAGCAGAGGATAAATTCAATTAATGACGGTTTCGATAATATGTTAATTTCTCATTATAAAGATTTAACTAAAACAGAAAGAGAGGTCTGTGCTTTATT
Protein-coding sequences here:
- the hemH gene encoding ferrochelatase yields the protein MKGILLNNLGSPDSTETKDVKKYLGEFLMDERVIDIPYWKRWLLINGIILKTRPKKSGAAYKKIWWKEGSPLVVISERFTKKLIKKVDIPVALAMRYGSMTMENGIKELADKGVTEIFLAPMYPHYAMSSYETVVTKAEEIIAEKYPNIKLDTLPPFYNEPDYIKAMSNNIANHLKGFDYDHILFSYHGIPERHILKSDVTKSHCKIDGSCCERNSVAHHTCYRHQCFETTKEIAKTLQLKKGTYSNSFQSRLLKDPWLKPYTDFELEKFPSEGKKKLAVITPAFVADCLETLEEIAMEGKDEFLKFGGTDYKHIPCMNDNDDWVDVVVKWINDWKNK
- a CDS encoding TrmH family RNA methyltransferase gives rise to the protein MIQLTHNDIENKQQQFPITIVCDAIRTPENIGMCFRISENFGIQKIYFHESSPSLENRKVINTARNTINQIEHDYYTDFTTVINKLKAEGNTIIGIEITDKSINIQDFNFKNHEKIVLLLGSERNGIENINLVDYTISIPMFGRNSSMNVIHSLAITLYEVTNQLAVSS
- a CDS encoding helix-turn-helix transcriptional regulator — its product is MIENVGESSFEEINLEKGFYILHFQNESNEIQCFEREINSTFIQIHFCLRGNSKFLFNNGAYSFDVLDNRSILLYNPQRILPINLEIQPKTTLISLLISIEKFHALFSKESGYIPFLSSENSNKKYYDDKEIKTTESIVLQQIINSNINSSIRELYVKGKVYELLSLHFQKDETADGEYCPFLVDEENVLKIRRAKEIIISRMAEPPSLQELANEIGLNIKKLKEGFKQIYGDTVFSFLLDYKMEHARRLLESNQFNVNEVGTQIGYSTASHFIAAFKKKFGTTPKKYVMGLNQ
- the hemA gene encoding glutamyl-tRNA reductase, yielding MLEDRQEHFYNIGVSYKKADAKTRGKFSLSKENQIALLELSKEKGYTGVFILSTCNRTEISGFAERPCQLIELLCEFSEGTIQEFSQVSNVYKDNDAIKHLFRIGTGLESQILGDYEIVGQLKQSLKLAKSVKTTNAYLERLINSVLQASKRIKNETKLSSGTTSVSYAAVQYIIKNLPDYNSKNILVFGLGKMGKHTCKNLAEYTQNKSVCLINRTEEKAAEFVKEHASIRKSTIGNLSEEIKKADVLIVSTGSDKPTITKKHISENKELLILDLSMPENVSKEVADFKGVSLVNVDELSKITDETLTIRLQEVPLAESIIVSHKKEFKRWLNHRSFTPTIAALKVSLENIKNDEINFQKKKIDNFDENQAEILTSRIIQKITTQFVKHLKDDETSVSESIQIINKVFHHK
- the hemC gene encoding hydroxymethylbilane synthase, which gives rise to MQKIIRIGTRDSKLALWQANKVRKELEALGYQSVIVPIKSTGDLIQDKPLYELGITGVFTKNLDIAMLNGEIDVAVHSLKDVPTVLPEGIIQIAVLKRANYTDLLVLKDTEEFFGQPNGVIATGSLRRKAQWLNRYPTHKVEDLRGNVITRLDKLHNSETWNGAVFAAAGLERLGIRDKGAIPLTWMIPAPAQGTIMVACLENDDYVKDACEQINHYETKVCVGIEREFLRLLEGGCTAPIGALAYIDEKTQEVNFKGILLKKDGSRKITVNQNVKLGSHKFLAKDCADYVINRGGKELMLEDNEVSKKLQHIYSTKKLSKAQKEILSPEIGVQDSDFIKIRFNRIPPKVMKSEIENVVITSQNGVEAILNSFTKDEIKFKSIYCVGRRTKKLIENRIGKVAHVTKNAKKLGEYLSKELINKEVTYFCSNLRLDILPAYLQLHNIVVNEVEAYKTMLSPVEIDKEVPGVLFYSPSGIESYLEKNSTDKVAFCIGETTAKEARKHFEKVEVAHLPSVESALELVNSYFTK
- the hemB gene encoding porphobilinogen synthase — translated: MFRTRRLRKSEGIRRLVRETKLSVDDFIYPLFIEEGENIETEIVSMPGIKRFSLDRISKELDEVVSLNIPAVLLFGIPSNKDDEGTETWNDNGIMQQAIRFIKKNYPSLYVITDVCFCEYTSHGHCGIIHDNDVDNDATLVNIAKQTISHAKAGVDMVAPSGMMDGTIDMMRQALDNSGFVNLPIMGYSVKYSSAFYGPFRDAADSAPTFGDRRTYQMDPANRDEGMREATFDDQEGADILMVKPALSYLDIIRDLKNNFDRPIACYNVSGEYAMVKAAAEKGWIDGEKVMMESLLSMKRAGADIIITYFAKEAAKVLLKK
- the hemL gene encoding glutamate-1-semialdehyde 2,1-aminomutase, coding for MKFKKSEKLYKKGLKNLVGAVNSPVRAFSSVGGNPLFIKKAKGTKITDVDGNKYIDLVLSYGPMILGHRHKKVQKAVEKALKNGYSFGASTENEIKLAKIVCDAFPGMDKVRFVNSGTEAVLSGIRLARAFTGKDKIIKFAGCYHGHQDALLVAAGSGLATLSLPGSKGVPEGAVKNTLIANYNDLESVKKHFKEYKDIAAVIIEPIAGNMGVVLPEDNFLVELKKYLESKGALLIADEVMTGFRSKFGGAQELLGVQADITCLGKVIGGGFPVGAYGARNEIMEMVAPLGGMYQAGTLSGNPIAMAAGIATLTELKKQNPYEHFEEIASILEVLLLESAKKHKIGLVVNRFGSMINPFFLKGEVTNFVEAQLSDTKKFAVFFWEMINNGVFLPPSQFEAWFLSSALTDKDIKKIATAIDKAMLAVSKM